In Chryseobacterium gleum, a single genomic region encodes these proteins:
- the rimP gene encoding ribosome assembly cofactor RimP, which produces MEFRKRIEELLNEFLETRKDLFLIDLKISAGDDITVILDGDNGVSLQDCLDASRAIEFNMDREEHDFSLQVMSAGLSEPLSTPRQFSKNIGREIEVMLEDSSKIEGELSKVDDEKITLVLRYRKPKDIGKGKVDVEEEKEIPYSEIKKALVVIKF; this is translated from the coding sequence ATGGAGTTTAGAAAAAGAATTGAAGAATTATTAAATGAATTCCTTGAGACCAGAAAAGATCTGTTTCTTATTGATCTTAAAATTTCTGCAGGGGATGATATTACAGTGATTTTAGATGGTGATAACGGAGTTTCTTTGCAGGATTGCCTTGATGCGAGCCGTGCAATAGAATTCAATATGGATCGTGAAGAGCACGACTTCAGCCTTCAGGTGATGTCTGCCGGACTGAGTGAGCCATTGTCCACACCAAGACAGTTCAGTAAAAACATTGGAAGAGAGATTGAGGTGATGCTGGAGGATTCTTCTAAAATTGAAGGGGAATTGTCAAAAGTAGATGATGAGAAGATCACACTTGTTTTGCGTTACCGTAAGCCGAAAGATATCGGAAAAGGAAAAGTAGATGTAGAGGAGGAAAAAGAGATTCCTTACTCTGAGATCAAAAAAGCATTAGTAGTAATTAAATTTTAA